From a single Oceanobacillus kimchii X50 genomic region:
- a CDS encoding ABC transporter ATP-binding protein, which produces MDTLTANNLTLGFGDRIIIDELDISIPKGEITVFIGPNGCGKSTLLRSLARLLKPKDGSVVLNGQNIAKMRTKEVAQNLSILPQSPASPEGLTVYELVKQGRHPYRKMMKQWSQEDEDAVLRALEDTNMRELMNEPVDSLSGGQRQRAWIALTLAQETDIILLDEPTTYLDLTHQIDVLDLLFELNEKDNRTIIMVLHDLNLASRYAHHIIAIKDKKVYAQGRPEDTISSELVSDVFRMRCNIACDPIFGTPMCIPHGRGRNCAIKESMNNPASTAL; this is translated from the coding sequence TTGGATACATTGACAGCGAACAACTTAACACTCGGATTCGGTGATCGTATCATCATCGATGAACTAGATATCTCCATACCAAAAGGAGAAATCACTGTATTCATCGGCCCAAATGGATGTGGGAAATCAACGTTATTACGTTCTTTAGCTCGATTATTGAAGCCTAAGGACGGATCGGTTGTCCTAAACGGGCAAAATATAGCAAAAATGCGAACGAAAGAGGTTGCTCAAAACCTTTCTATATTACCACAATCTCCAGCAAGTCCTGAAGGGCTTACTGTTTATGAACTAGTAAAACAAGGCAGACATCCTTATCGCAAAATGATGAAACAATGGTCTCAAGAAGATGAAGATGCAGTTTTACGTGCACTTGAAGATACCAATATGCGTGAATTAATGAATGAACCAGTTGATTCTTTATCAGGTGGTCAACGCCAACGTGCGTGGATTGCTTTAACACTGGCACAAGAAACAGATATCATTCTATTGGATGAGCCAACTACTTATTTAGACTTAACTCATCAGATTGATGTTCTAGATTTACTATTCGAACTAAATGAAAAAGATAATCGTACGATCATAATGGTATTACATGACTTGAATCTTGCTAGCCGTTATGCTCATCACATCATAGCAATAAAAGATAAAAAGGTCTATGCACAAGGCAGACCAGAAGATACAATTTCAAGCGAGTTGGTTTCTGACGTATTTCGTATGCGTTGCAATATTGCCTGTGATCCAATTTTTGGAACACCAATGTGTATTCCCCATGGAAGAGGAAGAAATTGCGCTATAAAAGAATCTATGAATAACCCTGCTTCAACGGCTTTGTAA
- a CDS encoding phosphate ABC transporter ATP-binding protein, producing the protein MSDSHNHEETALHLENVSFSDGDISIIKQVSGVIPKGKITTFVGPSGAGKTTLFRLCNGLISPDKGEIRLFGESISTLEPTTVRRNVGLALQQATMLSGTVMKNLALPKTLKGESLDELTALSLLEQVGLDKGLLHRNVADLSGGQKQKISIARTLVNEPSILLLDEITSSLDRISKRDIEQLIKKLNQENGVTIAWITHNIEQALSIGDYSWVMMNGSLLESGDSKLLENPKSPAVREFVKGELS; encoded by the coding sequence ATGTCAGATTCACACAATCATGAAGAAACAGCCCTCCATTTAGAGAATGTCAGCTTCTCTGATGGTGACATATCGATTATAAAACAAGTATCAGGGGTGATTCCAAAAGGAAAAATCACCACTTTTGTAGGACCATCTGGAGCTGGAAAAACAACTCTTTTCCGTCTGTGTAATGGTCTAATTTCACCTGATAAAGGTGAAATCCGTCTTTTTGGAGAATCTATTTCCACATTAGAGCCTACGACCGTAAGAAGAAATGTGGGACTAGCTTTGCAACAAGCGACTATGCTTAGTGGAACAGTTATGAAAAATCTTGCTTTACCTAAAACATTAAAAGGAGAATCGCTAGATGAATTGACAGCCCTCTCTCTTCTTGAACAAGTAGGACTGGATAAGGGATTATTACATCGTAATGTAGCAGATTTATCCGGAGGTCAGAAGCAAAAAATATCAATCGCACGAACATTGGTGAATGAACCGAGTATTCTTTTACTTGATGAAATCACCTCTTCGTTAGATCGTATATCTAAACGAGACATCGAGCAATTGATTAAAAAGCTAAACCAAGAAAATGGCGTTACAATTGCTTGGATTACGCATAATATTGAACAAGCTTTATCCATCGGTGATTACAGTTGGGTAATGATGAACGGATCACTATTGGAATCAGGTGACAGTAAACTTCTTGAAAATCCTAAGAGTCCAGCAGTTCGTGAATTTGTAAAGGGGGAATTATCATGA
- a CDS encoding DUF3219 family protein: protein MLNNHELIARDVKLKDQNEKTELSFYFKVTSETYHDITVLLYENDFRVQIPEKNITFSATIGQYATSINNLYEEGKEGDFFLLLVEK, encoded by the coding sequence GTGTTAAACAACCATGAATTAATTGCTAGAGATGTTAAGTTAAAGGATCAAAATGAAAAAACAGAGTTGTCGTTTTACTTTAAAGTGACGAGTGAAACCTATCACGATATTACGGTATTATTATATGAAAATGATTTTCGAGTACAAATACCAGAAAAAAATATAACGTTTTCAGCCACAATTGGGCAATACGCAACATCAATTAATAATTTATATGAAGAAGGAAAAGAAGGGGACTTTTTCTTATTACTTGTTGAAAAATAA
- a CDS encoding aldo/keto reductase, which translates to MTQNVKLGKSDVIINPIGLGANAVGGHNIYPNLDEEVGKSLVQTGIENGLDFIDTAYGYGNGRSEELIGQVLTSMGNRSDVVLATKAAQTVIDGEAGVNNSPTFLKEAVDDSLKRLQTDYIDLFYIHFPDEKTPKDEAVGALKELKDAGKIRAIGISNFSPEQVKEANKDGYVDVLQGHYNLLKRDAETDYFPYTLDNHITFIPYFPFASGILAGKYSVNSTFEDFRSDMPHYQGDQFKQILAKVDQLKQLASDKNTEVAHIVLAWYLKHNAIDAVIPGAKRPEQVINNLRALDVTLTDNEFSIISELFAK; encoded by the coding sequence ATGACCCAAAACGTAAAACTCGGTAAGTCAGATGTAATCATTAACCCGATTGGTTTAGGCGCTAATGCAGTTGGCGGCCACAATATTTATCCAAATTTAGATGAAGAAGTTGGAAAATCTCTGGTTCAAACTGGAATAGAAAACGGGCTAGATTTTATTGATACAGCATATGGTTATGGAAATGGTCGCTCAGAAGAGTTAATTGGACAAGTATTAACAAGTATGGGAAATCGATCAGATGTTGTTCTTGCTACCAAGGCTGCACAAACAGTCATAGATGGAGAAGCAGGAGTTAATAATTCTCCAACCTTCTTAAAAGAAGCTGTTGACGACAGTCTAAAACGACTGCAAACCGATTATATTGATTTATTCTATATCCATTTTCCTGATGAAAAGACGCCTAAAGATGAAGCAGTCGGGGCACTGAAAGAATTAAAAGACGCAGGAAAAATACGAGCTATAGGAATATCAAATTTTTCACCAGAACAAGTGAAAGAAGCCAATAAGGATGGATATGTTGATGTACTACAGGGACATTACAATTTATTAAAACGAGATGCAGAGACAGATTATTTCCCTTACACTTTGGATAATCATATTACCTTTATCCCTTACTTCCCTTTCGCTTCTGGAATTTTAGCAGGTAAATATTCTGTAAACAGTACGTTCGAAGACTTCCGTTCTGATATGCCACATTATCAAGGTGATCAATTTAAACAAATACTGGCCAAAGTAGATCAGTTAAAACAGCTTGCTTCTGATAAAAATACCGAAGTTGCTCATATTGTATTAGCTTGGTATTTAAAGCATAACGCAATTGATGCTGTCATCCCTGGTGCTAAACGGCCTGAACAAGTCATTAATAACCTTAGGGCACTAGATGTAACACTTACTGATAATGAATTCAGTATAATTAGTGAGCTTTTTGCAAAATAA
- a CDS encoding MarR family winged helix-turn-helix transcriptional regulator — translation MSENFSLKAFVVIMKASRTLEEITKKDIKKHGMRTSDFTILEALYHKGKQTIREISEAVLINTGSITYVIDKLENNGLLTRSSNPDDRRAVYIEITDKGKEIMDDIFPKHQRVIEELFDGISEEEKQTVIDVLKKVGTKNMGEINERK, via the coding sequence ATGTCTGAGAACTTTTCATTAAAAGCATTTGTTGTCATTATGAAGGCTTCCCGCACACTAGAGGAAATTACAAAAAAAGATATCAAAAAGCACGGAATGCGCACTTCAGATTTTACGATATTAGAAGCATTGTATCATAAAGGCAAGCAAACTATTCGAGAAATTTCAGAAGCAGTATTAATTAATACTGGCTCTATCACATATGTCATTGATAAATTAGAGAATAACGGACTTCTTACCCGTTCGAGTAATCCTGATGACCGTCGTGCCGTTTATATCGAAATTACCGATAAGGGAAAAGAGATTATGGATGATATTTTTCCAAAACACCAACGGGTAATCGAAGAACTATTTGATGGAATTTCAGAAGAAGAAAAACAAACTGTTATTGATGTATTAAAAAAAGTAGGAACAAAAAATATGGGAGAAATAAATGAAAGGAAGTGA
- a CDS encoding ABC transporter permease codes for MTIAALALSLIFVLIPLVLSKSLNLGLEKDTLIATIRSIIQLFAVGYVLALVFEADNYIFIILMVVLMITAATHNARKKGASIKGITWKLVTTFVLIEVLTQTILLGFQITPATAQYIIPISGMMVGNSMVLSILFLNRFTSEIETRENETELILSLGGTPRQAIHTSLIHSIKASLIPTIESQKTIGLVQLPGMMSGQIIAGADPIQAVQFQLLILFLLLTTASVTSIMLGFLSYPTLFNEKMQMIKLRTKQGN; via the coding sequence ATGACCATAGCAGCGCTGGCACTCTCATTAATTTTCGTCCTTATTCCCCTTGTATTGTCTAAATCATTAAATTTAGGATTAGAAAAAGACACACTTATAGCAACGATTCGTTCCATCATTCAATTATTTGCAGTTGGTTATGTGCTTGCTTTAGTATTTGAAGCTGACAACTACATTTTTATTATACTTATGGTTGTATTAATGATTACAGCAGCCACACACAATGCTCGAAAAAAAGGAGCTTCTATTAAGGGTATCACTTGGAAGCTCGTTACAACTTTTGTCCTTATTGAAGTGCTCACGCAAACAATTTTATTAGGATTTCAAATTACACCAGCAACTGCGCAATATATTATTCCAATTAGCGGAATGATGGTTGGGAATTCCATGGTATTATCAATTTTATTTTTAAATCGTTTCACCTCTGAGATCGAAACGAGAGAAAATGAAACGGAATTAATTCTTTCGCTTGGAGGTACTCCCCGACAAGCAATCCATACTTCGTTAATTCATTCTATTAAGGCAAGCCTGATTCCAACGATCGAGAGTCAGAAAACGATCGGATTGGTTCAATTACCTGGTATGATGAGTGGACAAATAATTGCTGGTGCAGATCCAATTCAAGCGGTTCAATTTCAATTACTTATCTTATTCTTATTACTAACAACTGCTTCCGTAACAAGTATTATGCTCGGTTTCTTATCTTACCCAACGCTCTTTAATGAAAAAATGCAAATGATAAAATTACGTACGAAACAAGGAAACTAA
- a CDS encoding Vga family ABC-F type ribosomal protection protein, with translation MTILEINHVQYAIKERTLINIDQLSISDNDRIGLVGHNGTGKSTLLELLAKKRNPDSGSIEIYTQVELLPQLKRKDTTKSGGEVTQEYITNSLKSKAGLLLADEPTTNLDTKHIEWVEKKLSAWEGALIIVSHDRFFLDKLCTSIWELEDSKIKIYKGNYSDYREQKDLEVQQQQHAYEQYQQKKQQLETAIEKKEHRAQRATKKPKQVSRSEAKITGAKPYFAKKQKKLQKTAKALETRLENLEKVEKVNDTPPIKMALPMQDKISGKIIIRMEDVEGKVSGKLLWESTSLYVKGGDKLAIIGENGTGKTTLIKKIISNNPNGITINPSIKIGYFSQNLSVLNTEKSILENVQETSKQQESLIRTVLARLHFFHEDVHKPVHVLSGGEQVKVAFAKLFVSDINMLVLDEPTNFLDIEAVEALENLLQGYEGTILFVSHDRHFINQIATRIVEIKEKQLHAFDGSYSSYQDVQTKTHEQEDALEQQKLIIENKITEVLGKLSLNPSEELDQQFQELLKEKKTVIEQINNKM, from the coding sequence ATGACAATATTGGAAATCAATCATGTTCAGTATGCGATAAAAGAAAGAACATTAATAAATATTGATCAACTGTCTATTTCGGACAATGACCGCATTGGATTAGTTGGTCACAATGGAACTGGAAAATCAACACTTTTAGAATTATTGGCAAAAAAGCGAAACCCTGATTCCGGAAGCATAGAGATCTATACTCAAGTTGAACTTTTACCTCAACTAAAAAGAAAAGACACTACAAAAAGTGGCGGCGAGGTTACCCAAGAATATATTACTAATTCCTTAAAATCCAAGGCAGGACTTTTATTAGCAGATGAACCAACAACGAATCTCGATACCAAACACATTGAATGGGTGGAGAAAAAATTATCTGCTTGGGAAGGTGCATTAATCATTGTTTCCCATGACCGCTTTTTCTTAGATAAGCTTTGCACGAGCATTTGGGAACTAGAAGATAGTAAGATAAAAATCTACAAAGGAAATTATTCTGACTACCGAGAACAAAAAGATCTTGAGGTACAACAACAACAACATGCGTACGAACAATATCAACAAAAGAAACAACAACTTGAAACCGCAATCGAAAAAAAAGAGCATCGAGCACAAAGAGCTACCAAAAAACCGAAACAAGTAAGCCGCTCTGAAGCTAAAATCACAGGTGCAAAACCTTACTTTGCGAAAAAACAAAAGAAATTACAGAAGACAGCAAAAGCACTGGAAACACGGCTAGAAAATTTAGAAAAAGTAGAAAAAGTAAATGATACCCCTCCTATAAAAATGGCCTTACCCATGCAAGATAAAATATCTGGAAAAATCATCATACGAATGGAAGATGTAGAAGGAAAGGTATCAGGAAAACTATTATGGGAATCCACAAGCCTCTATGTTAAAGGTGGAGATAAACTAGCAATCATAGGAGAAAACGGAACTGGAAAAACGACTCTTATAAAAAAAATCATTAGTAATAATCCCAATGGAATTACTATTAATCCCTCCATAAAAATTGGTTATTTCAGTCAAAATCTATCAGTGCTTAATACAGAGAAATCCATTCTTGAAAACGTTCAGGAAACATCGAAGCAACAAGAATCACTGATTCGCACCGTTTTAGCTCGACTGCACTTTTTCCATGAAGATGTGCATAAACCGGTACATGTATTAAGTGGCGGAGAACAAGTCAAAGTAGCTTTTGCAAAACTGTTTGTGAGTGATATTAATATGCTTGTCCTCGATGAACCGACGAACTTTCTCGATATTGAAGCAGTTGAAGCACTAGAAAATTTATTACAAGGGTATGAAGGAACCATACTATTTGTATCTCACGATCGTCATTTCATTAATCAAATAGCAACCCGAATAGTAGAAATCAAAGAAAAACAATTGCATGCCTTCGATGGTAGTTATTCATCATATCAAGATGTACAAACTAAAACCCATGAACAAGAAGATGCTCTTGAGCAGCAAAAATTGATTATCGAAAATAAAATCACAGAAGTATTAGGGAAACTTAGCTTAAACCCATCTGAAGAATTAGATCAACAATTTCAAGAACTACTAAAAGAGAAAAAAACAGTTATTGAGCAAATTAATAATAAAATGTAA
- a CDS encoding YaiI/YqxD family protein, producing the protein MKVYVDADACPVKDIIIKEAGNHNISVTLVTSLSHYSLHEHPAHVETIYVDTGADAADYRIMQLARKGDIIVTQDYGLASLALAKGCYVLHHKGFAYTNHNIDQLLQSRYLSAKERKSGKRTKGPKALTEEDRMNFNQLFLQYITK; encoded by the coding sequence ATGAAAGTATATGTGGATGCGGATGCTTGTCCAGTGAAAGACATTATTATTAAAGAAGCTGGAAACCATAATATATCCGTTACTCTTGTAACCAGTCTATCTCATTATTCCCTTCATGAACATCCGGCTCATGTCGAAACTATTTATGTAGATACTGGTGCAGATGCTGCGGATTATCGGATTATGCAATTAGCACGCAAAGGAGATATCATCGTCACACAAGATTATGGGTTAGCCTCTCTAGCTTTAGCAAAAGGTTGTTATGTACTTCATCATAAAGGATTTGCCTACACAAATCATAATATCGATCAATTATTACAATCTCGATACTTAAGTGCAAAAGAGAGAAAAAGCGGGAAACGTACGAAAGGACCTAAAGCATTGACGGAAGAAGATCGAATGAATTTCAATCAATTATTTCTTCAGTATATTACTAAGTAA
- a CDS encoding alpha/beta hydrolase — protein MQHIFKPGSNKNKPTLLLLHGTGGTENDLLPLAEIIDNEANILSVRGNVLENGMPRFFRRLAEGVFDEEDLIKRTEELHQFLNEASAKYNFDRNKITAVGYSNGANIAASLLFHYENSIEQALLHHPMVPRRGIELPNLTGKRVFIAAGTNDPICAPKESEELEQLLKEAGAETKLHWENHGHQLTISEVRTAASWYN, from the coding sequence ATGCAACATATTTTCAAACCAGGTTCGAATAAAAATAAACCTACTCTTTTATTATTACACGGTACAGGTGGAACAGAAAACGACTTACTGCCACTAGCTGAAATTATTGATAACGAAGCAAATATACTCAGTGTGCGAGGAAACGTGTTAGAAAATGGCATGCCTCGATTCTTCCGTAGACTCGCAGAAGGTGTGTTTGATGAGGAGGACCTAATTAAACGAACAGAAGAATTGCATCAATTTCTGAATGAAGCAAGTGCGAAATATAATTTTGACCGCAATAAAATAACAGCAGTTGGCTATTCTAACGGGGCGAACATAGCAGCAAGTCTATTATTCCATTATGAAAACTCTATAGAGCAAGCACTTCTCCATCATCCAATGGTGCCACGAAGAGGGATCGAGCTTCCGAATTTAACTGGTAAACGTGTATTTATCGCAGCTGGAACCAATGATCCAATATGCGCGCCAAAGGAATCTGAGGAGTTAGAACAATTACTCAAAGAAGCTGGTGCTGAAACAAAGCTTCATTGGGAGAATCATGGACATCAGTTAACAATTAGCGAAGTTAGAACTGCAGCTAGCTGGTACAACTAA
- a CDS encoding GNAT family N-acetyltransferase, whose product MIIVEKMKKSDWNAVLNIYIEGMETKNATFETKKPEWESWEDWDKDHLTTCRLVVKEGAKVLGWAALLPISSRQFYSGVAEVSIYLDKDSLGKGIGSMLMESLIVQSEKEGFWMLQSEIFPENIGSIRLHDKFSFRKVGVREKIGKMEGMDNGWRDVVLMERRSEKVGV is encoded by the coding sequence GTGATAATAGTAGAAAAAATGAAGAAATCAGATTGGAATGCAGTATTGAACATATATATTGAAGGAATGGAAACAAAGAATGCAACCTTTGAAACAAAAAAACCAGAATGGGAGAGCTGGGAAGATTGGGACAAGGATCACCTAACAACCTGTAGATTAGTTGTAAAAGAGGGAGCCAAGGTATTAGGTTGGGCTGCATTATTACCTATATCATCTCGACAATTTTATTCAGGGGTTGCAGAGGTTAGTATTTATTTAGATAAGGATAGTCTTGGAAAAGGTATTGGTTCCATGTTAATGGAATCATTAATTGTACAAAGTGAAAAAGAAGGGTTTTGGATGTTGCAATCCGAAATTTTTCCTGAGAATATAGGCAGCATCAGGTTACATGATAAATTTTCCTTTCGTAAAGTAGGAGTTAGAGAAAAGATTGGAAAGATGGAAGGAATGGATAACGGATGGCGAGATGTAGTTTTAATGGAAAGAAGAAGTGAAAAAGTAGGAGTATAA
- a CDS encoding FecCD family ABC transporter permease, with the protein MKTFTQSTISKLGLNIIGLCLIVFSIGISISYGATNIDLHTVWNAVVNFNPDNQSHQVIQELRIPRALSAALVGAFLAVSGTVMQGMTRNPLASPSIMGVTDGAAFALVIMMAFFPSVSSGGLTLGSFIGAGVAVTLVFLVGSFSSSGLTPVKLALAGVAIGTLLRSVSSVISLHFQLEKDIGFWLAGGLDGSNWGSVQLLVLIGILGMLIALSISKSITVLSLGDDLSTGLGQNNMVIKIMGIISVLLLTGVAVSIAGSIGFVGLIIPHITRFIIGTDYRWVIPTSAVFGSLLLVNADLVARMINAPFETPVGAITSIIGVPFFLYLARGSGGDKK; encoded by the coding sequence ATGAAAACTTTTACACAATCTACCATATCAAAATTGGGTTTAAATATAATTGGTTTATGTTTAATCGTTTTTTCAATTGGAATATCTATTTCCTATGGTGCCACAAACATAGATTTACATACAGTTTGGAACGCTGTTGTAAATTTTAATCCAGATAATCAATCTCACCAAGTTATCCAGGAGTTACGCATTCCTAGAGCATTATCTGCTGCCTTAGTTGGTGCATTTTTAGCAGTATCAGGTACTGTAATGCAAGGGATGACTCGAAACCCATTAGCTTCTCCGTCCATTATGGGTGTTACCGATGGTGCTGCATTTGCTCTGGTTATAATGATGGCTTTTTTTCCTTCAGTATCAAGTGGAGGACTGACGCTAGGATCGTTTATAGGTGCGGGTGTGGCTGTTACACTTGTATTTTTAGTTGGTTCGTTCTCAAGTAGTGGGCTAACTCCAGTGAAATTAGCTCTAGCAGGTGTAGCTATTGGTACGCTTTTACGATCTGTATCATCTGTAATTTCATTGCATTTTCAGCTGGAAAAAGATATTGGTTTTTGGCTTGCGGGTGGATTGGATGGATCAAACTGGGGATCCGTTCAGCTGTTAGTCTTGATTGGCATTTTAGGAATGTTGATTGCATTATCTATTTCAAAATCTATTACAGTCTTAAGTCTGGGCGATGATTTATCAACAGGTCTAGGTCAAAATAATATGGTAATTAAGATAATGGGTATTATTTCAGTATTATTATTAACAGGAGTGGCGGTATCGATTGCAGGTTCTATTGGGTTTGTGGGTTTAATTATTCCTCATATCACTCGGTTTATTATTGGCACAGACTATCGATGGGTCATACCTACTTCAGCTGTGTTTGGATCTCTCCTTTTAGTAAATGCAGATTTAGTTGCGAGAATGATTAACGCACCGTTCGAAACACCAGTTGGTGCAATTACATCTATCATTGGAGTACCATTCTTCCTCTACTTAGCAAGAGGTAGCGGGGGTGACAAGAAATGA
- a CDS encoding iron-hydroxamate ABC transporter substrate-binding protein → MYNYLSKNRLYAVLFIAIVLLLAACGSDDNNDATDNDSDSNTEENTEQTVDSEMGEVTIPANPEKILAPYHEDTLLALGITPTAKWAIGESVQNYLEEDLQDVETIEWTMPLEQVLSYEPDLIILENSFDSYEGTYEDYSAIAPTYVMSQEETSDWQVQLTRFGELLGKEDEAEQAIADYETKVEEANTELEDILEDESVAFMWVVGGQYFLFEENRHAANMVYSELGVEVPQLVKDLGETEATWDPISLEKLSELDADHVVILGLEDDEGIETLNNSNVWQNTKAVQNDQVYHIEDQSNWTNSGIKAYEQTIDELINIFK, encoded by the coding sequence ATGTATAATTACTTATCTAAAAATAGACTGTATGCCGTATTATTCATTGCTATAGTATTGCTTTTAGCTGCTTGTGGTAGCGATGACAATAATGATGCTACAGATAACGATTCGGACAGTAATACCGAAGAAAATACAGAGCAAACCGTAGATTCTGAAATGGGAGAAGTAACCATCCCTGCGAATCCGGAAAAAATATTAGCCCCTTATCACGAAGACACACTGCTAGCGCTTGGAATTACACCTACAGCAAAATGGGCAATTGGTGAAAGTGTACAAAACTATTTAGAAGAAGACCTTCAGGATGTAGAAACAATCGAATGGACAATGCCTTTAGAGCAAGTACTAAGCTATGAACCTGACCTAATTATATTAGAAAATAGTTTTGATAGCTATGAAGGAACTTATGAAGATTATTCAGCAATCGCACCTACCTATGTGATGAGCCAAGAAGAAACTTCAGACTGGCAAGTACAATTGACACGTTTTGGAGAGCTACTTGGTAAAGAAGATGAAGCTGAGCAAGCAATAGCTGATTATGAAACTAAAGTAGAAGAAGCAAATACGGAGCTTGAGGATATTTTAGAAGACGAGTCAGTAGCATTTATGTGGGTAGTTGGTGGTCAATACTTCTTATTTGAAGAAAATCGTCACGCTGCTAACATGGTTTACTCAGAATTAGGGGTAGAAGTTCCTCAACTAGTGAAAGATTTAGGCGAGACAGAAGCTACTTGGGACCCTATTTCTCTAGAAAAGTTATCAGAACTCGATGCAGATCATGTAGTCATCCTTGGACTTGAAGACGACGAAGGTATTGAAACGTTAAACAATAGTAATGTTTGGCAAAATACAAAAGCCGTTCAAAATGATCAAGTTTATCACATAGAAGACCAAAGCAATTGGACAAACAGTGGTATTAAAGCGTATGAACAAACAATCGATGAATTAATTAATATCTTTAAATAA
- a CDS encoding FecCD family ABC transporter permease gives MNELEQVKWKRFWTISGVLIVLMIGFSFLSLNLGIISISPKEVIQTLMQNGTDRQELVLFNFRLPGIILALLIGAGLAVSGAIMQGITQNGLADPGILGINTGAGFAIVLFLFFFQGVIPSSSPLSIFAMPFVALIGALTAAVIIYALAWKKGVTAIRLVLVGIGVNAAFSALLTIMQLKMDPQNYRQVTIWLSGDIWNASWNFVFALLPWMLILIPIAIKKSKSLNVFNLGDDVASGLGIKVEKERGLLLFIAVALAGASVAAGGAIAFLGLVVPHIVRKIVGPMHQYVIPISALLGAVLLMVADIMGSNLLAPSSVPVGIVVSIVSTPYFIYLLMKTK, from the coding sequence ATGAATGAATTAGAACAGGTAAAGTGGAAACGTTTTTGGACGATTAGTGGAGTATTAATTGTATTAATGATAGGTTTTTCTTTTCTCAGTTTAAATTTGGGAATAATCTCTATATCCCCAAAAGAGGTAATACAAACACTAATGCAAAATGGTACGGATCGGCAAGAACTGGTGTTATTTAATTTTCGGTTACCTGGAATTATTCTTGCATTATTAATTGGAGCAGGCTTAGCAGTTTCTGGAGCTATTATGCAAGGGATTACCCAGAATGGATTAGCCGATCCTGGTATTCTGGGAATTAACACAGGAGCAGGATTTGCGATTGTATTATTCTTATTTTTCTTTCAAGGTGTTATACCGAGTTCAAGCCCGCTGTCTATATTTGCAATGCCGTTTGTTGCTTTAATTGGAGCATTAACAGCTGCAGTAATTATCTATGCGTTAGCTTGGAAAAAAGGAGTTACAGCTATTCGTTTGGTGCTTGTTGGAATTGGTGTAAATGCAGCTTTTAGTGCATTACTGACTATTATGCAATTGAAAATGGACCCGCAGAATTACCGACAAGTAACTATTTGGTTATCGGGTGATATATGGAATGCTAGCTGGAATTTCGTATTTGCTTTATTACCATGGATGCTTATACTCATTCCTATTGCCATTAAAAAGTCAAAATCGCTTAACGTTTTTAACTTAGGAGATGATGTAGCTTCTGGCTTGGGTATCAAAGTGGAAAAGGAAAGAGGATTACTTTTATTCATTGCGGTTGCGTTAGCTGGAGCATCTGTAGCTGCAGGAGGAGCAATTGCTTTCTTAGGGTTAGTAGTACCTCATATAGTTAGAAAAATAGTTGGGCCCATGCACCAATATGTAATACCAATCTCAGCTTTACTTGGTGCAGTTTTATTAATGGTAGCCGATATAATGGGAAGCAATTTATTAGCTCCAAGTTCTGTTCCGGTTGGTATTGTAGTTTCGATAGTAAGTACTCCATACTTTATCTATTTATTAATGAAAACAAAGTAG